A single window of Sphingobacterium sp. ML3W DNA harbors:
- a CDS encoding helix-turn-helix transcriptional regulator, whose product MIKDRVIQVVELKGIAKEKFYTQIGMTSASFRGKAKETPLNSTAIENILSIIPDVNAEWLLTGQGNILKDSNTKNRAISSKNGIPLIPVEAFAGAALNNGYSLNFDTIDERYSVPLFDDKGVDFLMYVRGSSMYPRYNSGDVVACRFVRERLFIQWNKVYIIDSKSQGAMIKRLLPSNNPDQVICRSDNKDYIDFEVPLSDIQNIALVVGCISLD is encoded by the coding sequence ATGATAAAAGACAGAGTTATACAAGTTGTTGAATTAAAAGGGATTGCTAAAGAAAAGTTCTATACACAAATAGGTATGACGTCAGCTTCTTTTAGAGGTAAAGCCAAGGAAACACCTTTAAATTCAACCGCAATAGAAAATATATTATCGATAATACCAGACGTAAACGCTGAGTGGTTACTTACTGGACAAGGAAATATTCTTAAAGACTCCAATACTAAAAACAGAGCGATTTCTTCAAAAAATGGAATACCATTAATTCCTGTAGAAGCCTTCGCTGGTGCCGCACTCAACAATGGATACTCTCTAAATTTTGATACAATAGATGAACGTTATAGTGTTCCTTTATTTGATGATAAGGGTGTTGATTTTCTTATGTATGTCCGTGGATCATCTATGTATCCAAGATACAATTCAGGAGATGTAGTAGCGTGTAGATTTGTCCGGGAACGTTTGTTCATTCAATGGAACAAGGTTTATATCATAGATAGCAAGAGTCAGGGCGCAATGATAAAAAGACTATTACCTAGCAATAACCCAGATCAAGTTATTTGTAGATCTGACAACAAAGATTACATTGATTTCGAAGTCCCATTGAGTGATATACAAAATATTGCACTAGTAGTTGGCTGTATAAGCTTAGATTAA
- a CDS encoding DUF3164 family protein, giving the protein MNDISRLTADERKALMAELAKEEKAEKKKRLNAKKKYESNKDTSIEELMEEAVELSLTIARFKKKAHAVMDIHREAINEYGGIRSNSQGGFTIENSQNNKRIMRRRDTDPSWDERANKAVEIIKDFLLSEGIKKTSGKIHPILMGFIQRNNNGDLEYAKVMELLEYEDTFQDPRWVKGLQLIKEGYSITFKKFGYEFKTKDKNGKWNRLELNFSSL; this is encoded by the coding sequence ATGAACGATATATCAAGATTAACAGCAGATGAGCGCAAAGCACTTATGGCTGAATTAGCAAAGGAAGAAAAAGCTGAAAAGAAAAAAAGGTTAAATGCTAAAAAGAAGTATGAAAGCAATAAAGATACTTCTATCGAAGAGCTCATGGAAGAGGCTGTAGAATTGTCGCTTACAATTGCTCGTTTCAAAAAGAAAGCTCACGCCGTGATGGATATCCACCGTGAAGCAATTAACGAGTACGGTGGTATTCGATCAAATAGTCAAGGCGGTTTTACGATTGAGAATTCTCAAAACAATAAAAGAATTATGAGACGTAGAGACACGGATCCATCTTGGGATGAGCGAGCAAATAAAGCTGTTGAGATAATTAAAGATTTTCTTTTATCAGAAGGCATCAAAAAAACTTCAGGAAAGATCCACCCAATTTTGATGGGTTTTATTCAACGCAATAATAATGGAGATCTAGAATACGCGAAGGTAATGGAGTTGCTTGAGTACGAAGATACTTTTCAGGATCCACGCTGGGTGAAAGGTCTACAGCTGATCAAAGAAGGTTACTCCATTACCTTCAAAAAGTTTGGTTATGAGTTCAAGACCAAAGATAAAAATGGAAAATGGAACAGATTGGAATTAAATTTTAGCAGTCTTTAA
- a CDS encoding nucleoid-associated protein, whose amino-acid sequence MLFFQDSKIENLSVHHVGNKLREEFYILHDPFFQKLAQDEDLTHCLLKFFCQGFMKINDVYRLFHPNGDLELNEVYYYISQFFKGMLSMHGLSIELTKFLYEISCHPKIKSSDFYVVQFKDIQFEGELFDAIGLFKSYSKNTFLQVNSDAAGIDFKITQNAINMDSIDEGTLILKSEKDLGYKVLFVDGKNTVESQIWKDDFLKVKVRNDNYQQTSNVIKLAKQFIVEKMDDMFELEKADKIDMINKTSQYFKEHEKFDQEEFMEVVFGDNATAIALYSDYKDTFSEEYNVPMDSSFDISEKAVKKIQPSLKSVIKLDKNAHIYLHGKREILEKGFDEEKGMNFYKVFFENES is encoded by the coding sequence ATGTTATTTTTCCAAGATAGTAAAATAGAAAATCTATCCGTACATCACGTCGGAAATAAATTAAGAGAGGAATTTTATATCCTACACGATCCCTTTTTTCAAAAATTAGCTCAAGATGAGGATTTAACTCATTGCTTATTAAAGTTCTTTTGTCAAGGTTTCATGAAGATAAATGATGTGTATCGTTTATTTCACCCAAATGGAGACCTAGAACTTAACGAAGTATATTATTACATTTCACAGTTTTTTAAAGGAATGTTAAGTATGCATGGGCTATCTATTGAGTTGACGAAGTTTTTATATGAGATTAGTTGTCATCCTAAAATTAAAAGTTCTGATTTTTATGTGGTGCAATTTAAAGATATACAGTTTGAAGGTGAATTGTTTGACGCTATTGGATTGTTCAAATCTTACAGTAAAAACACCTTCTTACAGGTTAATTCCGATGCGGCAGGAATAGATTTTAAAATCACGCAGAATGCAATCAATATGGATAGCATCGATGAAGGTACCTTAATATTAAAAAGTGAGAAAGATCTTGGTTATAAGGTCTTATTTGTTGATGGTAAAAACACAGTAGAATCCCAGATTTGGAAAGATGATTTTCTTAAGGTAAAGGTTAGAAATGATAATTATCAGCAAACATCAAATGTCATCAAACTTGCAAAACAATTCATAGTCGAAAAGATGGATGATATGTTTGAATTGGAAAAGGCTGATAAAATAGACATGATCAACAAGACTTCCCAGTATTTCAAAGAACACGAAAAGTTTGATCAGGAAGAGTTTATGGAGGTTGTTTTTGGAGATAATGCAACAGCAATAGCTTTATATAGTGACTATAAGGATACATTTAGTGAAGAATATAATGTGCCCATGGATAGTTCATTTGATATCTCTGAAAAGGCTGTTAAGAAAATACAGCCCTCATTAAAATCAGTAATCAAGCTTGATAAGAATGCTCATATCTATTTGCATGGCAAACGTGAAATCCTTGAAAAAGGATTTGATGAAGAAAAGGGAATGAATTTTTATAAAGTGTTCTTCGAAAATGAATCTTAA
- a CDS encoding cytochrome-c peroxidase — MKKTAVIIGLLVLVWACKKGEESLPELFTGFVKPSNFPEPVYNFARNTITKDGFELGKRLFFEPRLSRNNTIACGSCHIQSSAFTHHSHDVSHGIDDRLGIRNPMPIMNMAWQQEFFWDGGVFDLDLTAVNAITNPVEMDETVPNVLKKLRAHPDYPALFKKAFGTAEITDARFFKALSQYMLMAVSSNSKYDHVMRKEEGYSFTDQEQKGYLFFQKNCSSCHSEPLFTDRSYRNNGLSPNRAHDTGRDSVTLNAADRYKFKVPSLRNLSYTAPYMHDGRFLTLNRVVEHYRDGMVDSPTLDPIFRRADGSLGISMTDEEKNNLISFLKTLDDRDFVTNKLLAEPEIGSGFVMN, encoded by the coding sequence ATGAAAAAAACAGCAGTGATTATTGGACTTTTAGTCTTGGTTTGGGCATGCAAAAAAGGAGAAGAATCGCTTCCAGAATTGTTCACAGGATTCGTGAAGCCGAGCAATTTTCCAGAGCCAGTGTATAATTTCGCAAGAAACACGATCACAAAAGATGGATTTGAATTGGGCAAACGCCTATTCTTTGAGCCTAGGCTATCGCGCAATAATACCATCGCCTGTGGAAGCTGTCATATTCAATCTTCGGCTTTCACCCATCATAGTCATGATGTGAGCCATGGTATTGACGACCGTCTCGGCATACGCAATCCCATGCCCATCATGAATATGGCTTGGCAACAAGAGTTCTTTTGGGATGGTGGAGTATTCGACCTCGATCTGACAGCAGTAAATGCCATAACCAACCCGGTAGAAATGGATGAAACCGTTCCAAATGTGCTCAAAAAATTACGCGCACATCCGGATTACCCGGCGCTATTCAAAAAAGCATTTGGGACCGCCGAAATCACAGATGCGCGCTTTTTTAAAGCACTCTCGCAATACATGTTAATGGCTGTAAGCAGCAATTCAAAATACGATCATGTCATGCGCAAAGAGGAAGGCTATTCATTTACAGATCAGGAGCAAAAGGGCTATCTCTTCTTTCAGAAAAACTGTTCATCCTGCCATAGCGAACCGTTATTTACGGACAGGAGCTACCGCAATAATGGACTTTCCCCTAATCGTGCGCATGACACAGGTAGAGATTCTGTAACCTTGAATGCTGCAGACAGATACAAATTTAAGGTACCCAGTCTTCGGAATCTATCGTATACCGCACCCTATATGCACGATGGTCGTTTCTTGACCCTCAATCGCGTGGTCGAGCACTACCGCGATGGCATGGTAGACTCTCCGACCTTAGACCCCATCTTTAGGCGTGCTGACGGTTCGCTGGGTATAAGCATGACCGATGAGGAAAAGAATAACCTGATCAGCTTCCTCAAAACATTGGATGACCGGGATTTTGTAACCAATAAACTATTGGCCGAACCCGAAATAGGATCAGGATTTGTCATGAACTAA
- a CDS encoding ATP-binding protein — translation MAGEIKLAPMFSYSDLERIKYKTMKFEGDWADTIGDEVELAGVWIIWGQSGNGKTKFALELAKYISRFEPVYYNSLEEKKKLSFRRALQVANIASVGNRIQFQSESFERMKQRLRKERSFKVVFVDSLQYLRITVEQYFELIAEFPDKLFVFTCHAQGLQPKGDLADEVRFDADVKLRVHQFVATPVEATRYGGNTPYVVWEEGMRKAQMKLT, via the coding sequence ATGGCAGGCGAAATCAAGTTAGCACCAATGTTTAGCTACAGTGACCTCGAAAGGATCAAATACAAGACAATGAAGTTCGAAGGTGATTGGGCAGATACGATTGGGGATGAAGTAGAGCTGGCAGGTGTATGGATCATATGGGGACAATCTGGTAATGGTAAAACAAAGTTTGCGCTTGAATTGGCCAAATACATTTCACGATTTGAACCTGTATACTACAATTCTTTGGAGGAGAAAAAAAAATTATCATTCAGAAGAGCCTTACAAGTAGCCAATATAGCCTCTGTAGGAAATCGGATTCAATTTCAGTCAGAATCATTTGAAAGGATGAAACAGCGATTAAGAAAAGAAAGAAGCTTCAAGGTTGTATTTGTTGATAGTCTTCAATATTTAAGGATTACCGTCGAACAATATTTTGAATTAATTGCGGAATTCCCAGATAAACTTTTCGTTTTCACCTGTCATGCTCAAGGTTTACAACCTAAAGGTGATCTAGCTGACGAAGTAAGATTTGATGCAGATGTCAAGTTACGCGTACACCAATTCGTAGCTACACCAGTTGAAGCTACTAGATATGGAGGAAATACCCCATATGTTGTTTGGGAAGAGGGAATGCGTAAAGCTCAAATGAAACTAACGTAA
- a CDS encoding FixH family protein: MKTITRSITVAAKHLYLIPLVLSMYSCNHTTKQTIAITDMSSSDSTVDLSHMIQLADTLYDSKKISLWASDSLSNKFESLYLKYENDKTKSAASLDYQIVMDMGMMSHPGPSYPLVNLGNGVYRADVVFNMANIKDMGKGWLFKTIVKEEDKTDTLIFSLPVHQDSFTRTLLTKTKRNDQLFVSCLLPQEVKVGKQTIAFVLSKKDKEILSNVDDYTVAIEPFMPAMKHGSSENEHAKSIGNGKYSGMIHFSMPGEWIVKVKLMKDKETLSEDTLIYTVKVK; this comes from the coding sequence ATGAAAACAATTACACGAAGTATAACAGTAGCTGCTAAGCACTTGTATCTAATACCGCTAGTCTTATCCATGTACAGTTGCAACCATACAACGAAACAAACAATAGCAATAACTGACATGAGCAGTTCAGATTCAACCGTAGATCTATCCCACATGATACAGCTCGCGGATACGTTATATGACAGTAAAAAAATATCACTCTGGGCCTCCGATAGCCTATCAAATAAGTTCGAATCCCTATACCTTAAATATGAAAATGATAAAACGAAATCGGCTGCCTCATTAGATTATCAAATCGTGATGGATATGGGAATGATGTCACATCCGGGACCATCTTACCCACTAGTGAATTTAGGAAATGGAGTCTACCGTGCTGATGTGGTCTTTAACATGGCGAATATAAAAGATATGGGAAAGGGGTGGCTATTCAAGACCATTGTAAAAGAGGAAGACAAAACAGACACATTAATATTTTCATTACCAGTACACCAAGACTCCTTTACGCGTACCCTACTTACTAAAACAAAGCGTAATGACCAGCTATTTGTATCGTGCTTACTTCCTCAGGAAGTTAAAGTAGGGAAACAGACCATAGCCTTTGTCTTGAGTAAAAAGGATAAAGAAATCTTGTCCAATGTCGATGACTATACAGTAGCGATCGAACCTTTTATGCCCGCGATGAAACATGGTTCTTCAGAAAATGAACATGCAAAAAGCATTGGAAACGGAAAGTATTCAGGGATGATCCATTTTTCTATGCCTGGAGAATGGATCGTTAAAGTGAAGCTTATGAAAGATAAGGAAACCCTATCGGAGGATACCCTCATTTATACCGTCAAAGTAAAGTAA
- a CDS encoding MbnP family protein gives MKTEVRSKIARAAMLILLLSLFYACSKTEAPLPDQEKVGQFSIEFDNIVGEETLALESRVYKNAKGEPFRIKLLQYFISNIKVYKTDGSSYTVPQDSSYFLVNAADRTTRFTKVNVPEGDYSKIEFVIGVDSLRNTMPVEKRTGVLSFDAEEGHGGGMYWGWNSGYIFFKMEGYCDLISDDQQGDPTGNKQFKYHIGGFGGYSAPTINNIKTVTVDLKNAGTAQVRAGLRSNVHLFVDIMKAFNGPHTFSIVAHPNVMFSDYSVNIANNFPSLFTHDHTENFVKSEEEL, from the coding sequence ATGAAAACAGAAGTACGTAGCAAAATCGCACGCGCAGCAATGCTGATCCTCCTCCTATCCTTATTTTACGCATGTAGCAAGACTGAAGCTCCCTTACCAGACCAAGAAAAAGTAGGGCAATTCTCTATCGAATTTGACAATATCGTAGGTGAAGAGACTTTAGCTTTGGAATCAAGGGTATATAAAAATGCAAAAGGAGAACCTTTCAGGATCAAACTATTACAATATTTCATCAGTAATATCAAAGTGTATAAAACGGATGGAAGTAGCTATACCGTACCCCAAGATTCGAGTTATTTTTTAGTGAATGCTGCAGATCGGACAACACGATTTACAAAAGTAAACGTGCCTGAAGGAGATTACAGTAAAATCGAATTTGTGATCGGTGTAGACAGCCTTAGAAATACCATGCCCGTAGAAAAGAGAACCGGTGTACTTTCCTTCGATGCAGAGGAAGGACATGGAGGTGGCATGTACTGGGGCTGGAACAGTGGCTACATCTTTTTCAAAATGGAAGGCTACTGTGATCTCATTTCGGATGATCAACAAGGAGATCCTACGGGAAATAAACAGTTCAAATACCATATCGGTGGATTTGGTGGTTACAGTGCCCCTACGATCAACAATATCAAAACGGTTACTGTAGACCTTAAAAACGCAGGCACAGCACAAGTGAGAGCCGGATTACGCAGTAATGTCCACCTATTTGTCGATATCATGAAAGCGTTCAATGGTCCCCATACTTTTAGTATCGTAGCGCACCCCAATGTTATGTTCAGTGATTACAGCGTCAATATTGCCAATAATTTTCCGAGTTTATTTACGCATGATCATACTGAAAATTTTGTAAAGAGTGAAGAAGAGCTATAG
- a CDS encoding transporter yields the protein MWGAWNIGQRWRVMAILPYNFNARSIKGSGEQGEKNGLGDVVAMGYFKIFEEATSTSSNKMLVHSLWLGAGIKAPTGKYDASERSNTAQDAPNNFQLGTASTDFMVNLAYDVRLMDVGLNVNATYKMNTENKYDYRYANKFTTNALAYYKFNIQTKVRIAPNAGLIYETQSKDVVYGKYDVAQSGGHSTTGVIGVEVNLGKISFGGNYQSPLDQNLADGRVQAGDRFLTHVSYSF from the coding sequence ATGTGGGGAGCCTGGAACATCGGGCAGCGTTGGCGGGTAATGGCCATTCTCCCCTATAACTTCAATGCCCGTAGCATTAAAGGCAGTGGAGAGCAGGGCGAAAAAAATGGATTGGGAGATGTCGTAGCCATGGGGTACTTCAAAATATTCGAAGAAGCAACCAGCACCTCATCCAATAAAATGTTGGTCCATTCGCTCTGGCTAGGTGCAGGCATAAAAGCCCCTACAGGCAAATACGACGCAAGTGAACGCAGCAATACCGCGCAAGACGCTCCCAATAATTTTCAATTGGGGACAGCCAGTACGGATTTTATGGTCAATCTGGCTTATGATGTCAGATTAATGGATGTCGGCTTGAACGTCAATGCCACCTATAAAATGAATACAGAAAACAAGTACGATTACCGATATGCCAATAAATTTACGACCAATGCCCTCGCTTATTACAAGTTCAATATCCAGACCAAAGTCCGTATTGCACCCAATGCTGGCCTAATCTATGAAACCCAAAGTAAGGATGTGGTCTATGGAAAATATGATGTGGCACAATCTGGCGGGCACTCCACTACAGGCGTTATAGGGGTAGAAGTCAACCTTGGGAAAATATCCTTTGGTGGCAACTACCAATCACCGCTCGACCAGAACCTTGCAGACGGTCGCGTACAAGCAGGAGACAGGTTTCTCACCCATGTATCCTATAGCTTCTAA
- a CDS encoding AAA family ATPase yields the protein MTNENKMIIATELQRLAGSGKIKSVKYKYSQVELSARLGISNATVSKMISGQWNTISDAMWRKVQAILKIDIDWNTGDTSNYVKLLELLKASQDRHLTVGISFNAGVGKSHAYVDYERYTGNVIYIECKNYWKTKSYIVNLSKAAGLVAEGTVESMIESFIDHVMGLESPLIIIDQMDKLKDGAFDLFMDMYNDLFRCTGFVVSGVPALKKRIERGAKNDKIGYREVLSRLHGNFLQLDLPDFNDVAAVCMANGLDDADEIERIHNLCEGDLRIVRKEVAKYFLLNGKEVA from the coding sequence ATGACGAACGAAAATAAAATGATCATTGCCACGGAACTACAGCGTTTGGCAGGTTCGGGGAAAATCAAATCAGTTAAATATAAATATTCTCAAGTTGAGCTCTCCGCTCGATTGGGGATCAGTAATGCTACAGTAAGCAAAATGATATCAGGACAATGGAATACGATTTCTGATGCTATGTGGCGCAAGGTTCAGGCTATTTTGAAGATAGATATTGATTGGAATACCGGTGATACATCTAACTATGTCAAATTACTGGAGCTTTTGAAGGCTTCACAAGATCGTCATTTAACTGTGGGTATTTCTTTCAATGCAGGTGTTGGGAAATCACATGCTTACGTCGATTATGAACGCTACACTGGTAATGTCATTTACATTGAATGTAAGAACTATTGGAAAACAAAATCATACATCGTGAATCTTTCCAAAGCTGCTGGTCTAGTCGCTGAAGGAACTGTCGAAAGTATGATCGAATCATTTATCGATCACGTCATGGGACTCGAAAGTCCACTGATCATCATTGATCAAATGGATAAACTGAAAGATGGTGCCTTTGACCTATTTATGGACATGTACAATGATTTATTTAGATGTACTGGCTTTGTTGTATCGGGTGTGCCTGCTCTTAAGAAACGTATTGAAAGAGGTGCTAAAAATGACAAAATCGGATATCGTGAAGTGCTATCTAGGCTACATGGCAATTTTCTTCAGCTAGATCTTCCTGATTTTAACGATGTAGCAGCAGTTTGCATGGCGAATGGTTTGGATGATGCAGATGAAATCGAAAGAATCCACAACCTATGTGAAGGTGATCTGCGTATCGTACGTAAAGAAGTCGCTAAATATTTTTTGTTGAACGGTAAAGAGGTAGCGTAA
- a CDS encoding reverse transcriptase/maturase family protein: MKRIGNIYDQLCSIDNLILADSIARKGKSKQTGIIEFNKNFDQNIADIYRELVTNTYKTSPYKHRTIYERKEREISILPYRDRVVQHAIMNILEPMFVSVFTRDTYSCIKGRGVHLASKVLQKYMTDVEGTMYCLKVDIRKFYPNVDNGILKSMLRKKIKDKEMLQLLDGIIDSAPGLPIGNYLSQYLSNFYLSYFDHWIKEVCKVSYFLRYADDIVILHHDKNYLHRLFERIQTYLYENLKLSLKPNRGPFPTSLGIDFGGYVHYHTHVLMRKSIKQAFARAIKAKRPKESISSYMGWAKHCNSKHLIKKLIHEKL; this comes from the coding sequence ATGAAAAGAATAGGTAACATATACGACCAATTATGCAGCATAGACAACCTTATCCTTGCGGATAGCATCGCAAGGAAAGGAAAGTCTAAGCAGACCGGTATTATTGAGTTTAACAAAAATTTCGACCAGAATATCGCTGATATCTATCGTGAGTTAGTAACCAATACTTACAAGACTTCCCCATATAAGCACCGTACCATTTATGAACGGAAAGAAAGGGAAATTTCAATCCTTCCATATCGCGACCGTGTCGTGCAACATGCTATCATGAATATCCTTGAACCAATGTTTGTGTCAGTTTTTACACGTGACACATATAGCTGTATCAAAGGCCGAGGCGTTCATTTGGCCAGTAAGGTATTACAGAAGTATATGACAGATGTCGAGGGTACGATGTATTGTCTTAAGGTTGATATCAGGAAGTTTTATCCAAACGTAGATAATGGGATCCTAAAATCCATGTTACGTAAAAAGATCAAGGATAAAGAAATGCTCCAGCTATTGGATGGTATTATCGATAGCGCCCCTGGTCTTCCAATCGGCAATTATTTAAGCCAGTATTTATCCAACTTTTATCTGTCCTATTTCGATCACTGGATCAAGGAAGTATGTAAGGTAAGCTACTTTCTACGCTATGCTGATGATATTGTTATACTGCACCACGATAAGAACTATCTGCACCGATTGTTTGAAAGGATACAAACATATCTTTATGAAAACCTAAAACTATCATTGAAACCCAACCGCGGTCCATTTCCAACAAGTCTAGGCATTGACTTTGGAGGATATGTACACTACCATACACATGTATTAATGCGAAAATCCATCAAGCAGGCTTTTGCACGCGCAATAAAGGCTAAAAGACCAAAAGAAAGTATTTCTAGTTATATGGGCTGGGCAAAGCACTGCAATTCCAAACATTTAATCAAAAAACTCATACATGAAAAACTTTAG
- a CDS encoding integrase catalytic domain-containing protein → MMMQIKSYQYYNNTLCIPASLLYEDWGLISYTNYKQKCFKSQLIRVREGRGKGNEALLSYHDLPQEYKMACKKNLGDYKEVVVVNHLEPHILPDVKAIDFFATHRYPDGRKLDDKIKIERATNCCILNAIKTLLTDPKQSTKAFGPKKSKIWDNISDAVNKLNEGKDEKKWFYNLPTSPARLRSRYNRYLKEGYSSFVHAGEGNVNTIKIKGEIADYILAVYSLPNKFSVPELLDMYRMEMDNNGWPSLSEGAIKMFLDKPENVRIWTLSRDGKDIYDKKFKHTVSKDKTRWFPNVYWAIDGTKLDLTYYDPESSTKMSAYKRIDVVFDVHSEKIIGWSLSETESHVDHFTAIKMAVQTAGYRPYLLTYDQQSGHKSAKMQELYSRVIADDGGTHYPHRAYGHGNPADKLHGMLQTEVTTKLWNSDGQGIRTKKDSSHRNMEYLQQIKDSLPTKDAAIKQWEAIVRTWNEGKHSTLLVERNKLYQEEMPVSEEIQLEDIMKYIWIEEKKRPVTYRAHGLELTIDKKDYLFEVYDDEGNIDIEFRRKNVGAKFIVRYDPGSLDTFIQLLQTNQAGEKFLVAYAEPKRKFDPVPATMRDGEKVIWQKDFDVRDKEYERDLKAVAALQRRTGITPERMSADQELHIKMHGRVKKSISMDVDRKKSLLTEI, encoded by the coding sequence ATGATGATGCAAATAAAATCTTATCAATACTATAACAATACACTCTGCATACCTGCAAGTCTTCTTTATGAGGACTGGGGACTTATAAGTTATACAAATTACAAACAGAAATGCTTTAAAAGTCAACTTATTCGTGTTCGTGAAGGCAGAGGAAAGGGCAATGAAGCATTATTGAGTTACCATGATCTTCCACAGGAGTATAAAATGGCATGCAAGAAAAATTTAGGTGATTATAAAGAGGTTGTCGTAGTGAATCATCTTGAACCTCATATTTTACCCGATGTGAAAGCAATTGATTTTTTCGCAACACACCGCTATCCAGATGGTAGAAAACTAGATGATAAGATCAAGATTGAACGGGCTACCAACTGCTGTATTTTAAACGCTATTAAAACTCTTTTAACTGACCCAAAACAGTCGACTAAGGCTTTTGGCCCTAAAAAAAGTAAAATCTGGGATAATATTTCAGATGCTGTGAATAAACTGAATGAAGGGAAAGATGAGAAAAAGTGGTTTTACAATTTACCGACTTCACCTGCACGACTTCGAAGCCGTTATAACCGTTATCTGAAAGAAGGCTATTCTTCTTTTGTGCATGCCGGTGAAGGTAATGTCAATACGATCAAAATCAAAGGGGAAATAGCTGACTATATTCTTGCGGTCTATTCACTTCCAAATAAATTCAGTGTACCTGAGTTGCTGGACATGTACCGTATGGAAATGGACAATAATGGCTGGCCTTCTTTGAGTGAAGGTGCTATTAAAATGTTTTTGGATAAGCCTGAGAATGTTAGAATATGGACTTTATCACGTGATGGTAAAGATATCTATGACAAGAAATTCAAACATACAGTATCTAAAGACAAAACACGCTGGTTTCCGAATGTGTATTGGGCTATTGATGGTACCAAACTGGATCTTACTTACTATGATCCGGAAAGCTCTACAAAGATGAGTGCTTACAAGCGTATCGATGTTGTATTTGATGTGCACAGTGAGAAAATAATCGGCTGGAGTCTATCGGAAACAGAATCGCATGTGGATCACTTCACTGCTATTAAAATGGCAGTACAAACAGCTGGGTACAGACCTTATCTATTGACCTATGATCAGCAGTCCGGACACAAATCTGCTAAGATGCAGGAACTGTATAGCAGAGTAATTGCAGATGATGGTGGTACCCATTACCCTCACCGTGCATACGGACACGGTAATCCAGCAGATAAACTACACGGCATGCTACAAACTGAAGTAACAACCAAGTTATGGAACTCGGATGGTCAAGGTATAAGAACCAAGAAAGACAGTTCTCATCGTAACATGGAATATCTACAACAGATAAAAGATAGCCTTCCGACTAAGGACGCTGCCATCAAACAATGGGAAGCTATAGTGCGCACCTGGAATGAAGGAAAACATTCAACACTCCTTGTTGAGCGTAATAAGCTTTATCAGGAAGAAATGCCGGTGTCTGAAGAAATCCAATTGGAAGATATCATGAAGTATATCTGGATCGAAGAGAAAAAACGCCCTGTTACCTATCGTGCACATGGTCTTGAACTGACGATCGACAAAAAAGACTACCTATTTGAAGTGTACGATGATGAAGGTAATATCGATATCGAATTCAGACGTAAAAATGTCGGTGCAAAATTTATCGTTCGATACGATCCGGGTAGCCTGGATACATTTATCCAATTGCTTCAAACGAATCAGGCTGGTGAAAAATTCCTTGTAGCCTATGCAGAACCAAAACGAAAATTCGATCCTGTTCCAGCAACGATGCGCGACGGTGAGAAAGTGATATGGCAAAAAGATTTTGACGTACGTGATAAGGAATACGAACGTGACCTGAAAGCTGTAGCTGCACTGCAACGTCGGACAGGTATCACTCCAGAGCGCATGTCCGCTGACCAAGAGTTACACATCAAAATGCATGGTAGAGTTAAGAAATCTATCAGTATGGATGTGGATAGAAAGAAATCATTATTAACCGAAATATAA